AAGCTCCCACCCTTTCTCATTTTCCACTATCCCAATCGCGAGCACCTTGTGCTCGAAGGGAAGTTCCATAACTTTTTCAGCGAGCTCTTCTGGAGTAGAGAAGGCCAGCTCAATGCTCTCAAAGCCCTCCATGTTGTACGTCGCCGTCAGGAAGGCTTTGCCCTCCTCAAGCTCAAGTTCCCTCATCCAGAGCATATCTCTTCCCACAAAGCCGAGCCAGCCCCTCCTTCCCCCGTGCTGGATTATCCCCGCTATCCTCGGAGTGCTGTAATCGTCCCTTTCGTAATCGAGGGCATCCAGGACATGAACGAGGGCCTTCCTTGGCCTCTCCCACTCAAGGGCCTGGGCTATGAAGTCCGTGTGGAGGCCGTTGGTGACGACCGCGTAGTCTTCCATCAGCCTCACGACGGGATAGCTCACGTAGGGGTTCTCCGTCTCCGTCTGATTGAGGATGTAGACCCCGTTTCCCTTCACCACTGCCCTCCTGTTTGGGAAGGATCTGGAGCAGAGGAGGTAGAAGGCGAATGGCTTCCCATTGTTCAGCCCTATTCCGAGCGTCCTTCCCACGTACCTCACGTTACCACCTCCTCAAGCCTGTCTTCCTCCTCGGCAAGCCTGAGCTCCCTCGCTATTCTCCTCCCCATGCTGAGTCTCTCGCCCCAGTAGAGCTCCGAGTACCAGTGGTCAGCGTTACTTCCCCCGTCTATGCGCGAAGCTATGCCGATAGCTTTGAAAGAACCGTCGTAGGCGAAGTGGAGGGCGAACGGCCCGATAACCCCCGGCGGCTCAAGCTCCCTCATGGTCCTGACGAAAGCCAGCCCGTAGTCGTAGAGCTGCGGGAGGAGCGATTCTCTAAGGGCAATCGCCCTGTTGCCAACTATTGTGTACGGGAGAGGCTTCACTGGCCAGCGGGCGTTGCCGTCGGCTATTAGAACCCTCTCGTCAACGCCGAGGAGCTCAAGCCTCTCCAGGATGGGCGAGTAGAAGAAGTGGACGTAGAGGTAAACGCCCGGGATGAAGCGCTCAACTCTGTAAGGTTCTTCAAGCGTTGAAAGCCTCTCCTCGAGCTCACTGCCCTCTACAATGAAGTGGCCGCTCCCTCCCCTAGGCCCTTCAATCCTGACGAAGTATAGCTCGTCCGGCTTGGCATCCTCGGGCTCGACAACCTCAACCCTCGGAATTCCAGCCCCCTCAAGGGCCTTATCCTGGAGCTCAAAGGTCGTCTCCCACTTGAGGAAGCGCCTGTTGCCGAAGAACCTAGCTTTTGCCTTTTCTATTGCCTCAATTCCGAGGTAGGCGACGAAAGAGCCATGAGGAACAACTATTCCGTCATCGTTCAGGATGGAGGTCATCTCCTCTGCAACTACGAGATCATCAACAATCGGAAGTGAAGAGTAGAAGGGCCTTCTCTTAGGCGAAACGTAGAGCCTCGTCTTAAATCCTTCTTTCTTCGCCCCGAGGAGTATCTGGAGCGAGGAGTGGGACGCTATGGTTGAAACGATCATTTTATCACCTCCCTAAGCTCCTCCTGGCTCAGGAGCTTCCCGTCCTTTATAACGCGCATCGTGTCGCCGCTCAGCTCGTCTATGACGATGAGCTCGCCGTTTCTCCGGCCGAACTCCAGCTTGAAATCAACGAGCTGAAGGCCCTTCGAGGAGAAGAACTCCCTTAAAATCTCGGCGACCTTCCTGGTTTTCTCCTTCATCTCTCTAACTTCCCCTTCGCTTGCTATCCCGAGTTTTACTACGGCTTCTTCCGTTATCAGCGGGTCTTTAAGGGAGTCGTCCTTCAGCGTGAACTCCACTATCCCGAGCGGCTTCAGCTCCTTTACCCAACCTTGATAGCGCCTCAGAAAGCTCCCGTAGGCAAGCTCGCGGTAGATGACCTCTAGCGGTATCCTCTCCGCCCTCAGGAAGCGCGCCCTCCTCTCGTCAATCCGCTCGACGAAGTGCGTCCTTATTCCCTTCTCTTCGAGGAGGCGAAAGAAGAACTCAGTCTCATCAAGAACGATACTCCCCTTACCCCTCCTCTCACCTACGATCTCGTTGCCTCCAGTGTCTTCCCTTCCATCCTCGCCAAGGACTGAGTCTTTGAAGTAAAAGACAAGGTAAGGCCCGTCCTCGTACACATCTTTGGTCTTTCCGCGGTAGATGGGCCTCACTTCCGCTCACCCGCGAGCATGTCGTTGATGAGCTTTATCGCGCAGAGGTCACCGCACATCGAGCAGGCCTCGGTCTTCGTCGGCCTCTCCTTCCTTATCTCAACAAAGCGTTCCTTGTCCATCGAAAGCTCGAACTGCCTGGCCCAGTTGAGCTTCCCCCTCGCCAGCGCCATGAGATAATCCTTCTTGAAGTCGGCCTCGAAGCGGGTCAGGTTGACCGCGTGGGCTGCAATCTTCGCCGCTATTACCCCCTGCCTAACGTGCTCCACGTCTGGAAGGCCGAGGTGTTCAGCGGGGGTCACGTAGCAGAGGAAGTCAGCCCCATTGAGGGCCGCTATTGCCCCACCTATCGCGGCCGTTATGTGGTCGTAGCCCGGGAAGATGTCCGTAACTATCGGGCCGAGCACGTAGAAGGGCGCGTTGTCCGTTGCGACTTTGGCCAGCTTCACCTGGGCCGCTATCTGGTCTATGGGGACGTGGCCAGGCCCCTCAACCATGGTTTGAACTCCAGCCTCTCTAGCTCTCCTCACGAGCCTTCCGAGCGTGTAAAGTTCAGCTATCTGGAGTTCGTCCCCAGCGTCAGGAAGGCCGCCGGGCCTAAGTCCGTCGCCGAGGCTCAGGACAACGTCGTACTCCCTGGCCAGCTCAAGAAGGTAGTCGTAGTCCTTGTAGAACGGATTCTCCTCGCCCCAGTGGAGTATCCAAGCTGCCAGAAACGTCCCGCCGCGCGAGACCATTCCGACGGCCCTCTTAGTTCTCTTCATTTTTTCGACGACTTCTTTGGTGACGCCGACGTGGATGGTCGTGTAGTCAACGCCGTCCTTGAAGTGCTTCTCAACTGCCCTCCACATGTCCTCCTCGCTCATCTCGATGATGGCCTTGCCCTTAGCGAGCATCTCCTCCGCGGCCTGGTAGATGGGAACCGTACCCACTGGGACGTCCACGGCGTGCATTATGGTCTTCCTTATCTCGTCGAGGTCTCCTCCTGTGGAGAGATCCATTATCGTGTCGGCGCCGTACTTTACTGCCACCTTCGCCTTTTCTATCTCGGCCTTAACGTCAACGATGTCCCTTGAGGTGCCTATGTTAGCGTTCACCTTGACTCTAACTCCCGCACCCACGGCAACCGGCTTAACCCAGTCGTGGCGGACGTTGCGGAAGATGACGGTGTATCCCTTGGCGACGTTCCTCCTCAGCTTCTCGGCGTCTATCCCTTCCCTCTCGGCTATGAACTTCATTTCTTCCGTTACGACGCCCTTCCGAGCTTCCTCAAGCTGGGTCATGTCCATCACCCGGTTTTATAACCCATTTCATAACAAAGTTTTTAAATCTCAAAACTTAGTTTTGAGCGCGGTTTAAAAGGTTTTAGGTGGTGGGCATGAGGGAGATCGAGATAAGCAGGGCGATAGTTGAAGCCTACTT
This sequence is a window from Thermococcus kodakarensis KOD1. Protein-coding genes within it:
- a CDS encoding IMP cyclohydrolase, whose product is MRYVGRTLGIGLNNGKPFAFYLLCSRSFPNRRAVVKGNGVYILNQTETENPYVSYPVVRLMEDYAVVTNGLHTDFIAQALEWERPRKALVHVLDALDYERDDYSTPRIAGIIQHGGRRGWLGFVGRDMLWMRELELEEGKAFLTATYNMEGFESIELAFSTPEELAEKVMELPFEHKVLAIGIVENEKGWELSFTPSL
- a CDS encoding formate--phosphoribosylaminoimidazolecarboxamide ligase, yielding MIVSTIASHSSLQILLGAKKEGFKTRLYVSPKRRPFYSSLPIVDDLVVAEEMTSILNDDGIVVPHGSFVAYLGIEAIEKAKARFFGNRRFLKWETTFELQDKALEGAGIPRVEVVEPEDAKPDELYFVRIEGPRGGSGHFIVEGSELEERLSTLEEPYRVERFIPGVYLYVHFFYSPILERLELLGVDERVLIADGNARWPVKPLPYTIVGNRAIALRESLLPQLYDYGLAFVRTMRELEPPGVIGPFALHFAYDGSFKAIGIASRIDGGSNADHWYSELYWGERLSMGRRIARELRLAEEEDRLEEVVT
- a CDS encoding phosphoribosylaminoimidazolesuccinocarboxamide synthase; the protein is MRPIYRGKTKDVYEDGPYLVFYFKDSVLGEDGREDTGGNEIVGERRGKGSIVLDETEFFFRLLEEKGIRTHFVERIDERRARFLRAERIPLEVIYRELAYGSFLRRYQGWVKELKPLGIVEFTLKDDSLKDPLITEEAVVKLGIASEGEVREMKEKTRKVAEILREFFSSKGLQLVDFKLEFGRRNGELIVIDELSGDTMRVIKDGKLLSQEELREVIK
- the thiC gene encoding phosphomethylpyrimidine synthase ThiC, which codes for MTQLEEARKGVVTEEMKFIAEREGIDAEKLRRNVAKGYTVIFRNVRHDWVKPVAVGAGVRVKVNANIGTSRDIVDVKAEIEKAKVAVKYGADTIMDLSTGGDLDEIRKTIMHAVDVPVGTVPIYQAAEEMLAKGKAIIEMSEEDMWRAVEKHFKDGVDYTTIHVGVTKEVVEKMKRTKRAVGMVSRGGTFLAAWILHWGEENPFYKDYDYLLELAREYDVVLSLGDGLRPGGLPDAGDELQIAELYTLGRLVRRAREAGVQTMVEGPGHVPIDQIAAQVKLAKVATDNAPFYVLGPIVTDIFPGYDHITAAIGGAIAALNGADFLCYVTPAEHLGLPDVEHVRQGVIAAKIAAHAVNLTRFEADFKKDYLMALARGKLNWARQFELSMDKERFVEIRKERPTKTEACSMCGDLCAIKLINDMLAGERK